In a genomic window of Agarivorans albus:
- a CDS encoding arginase family protein encodes MNTFLTRVLLTVGIAVTFNTSASESDGGIPYKWAPWKDPENPMVLKMTDEKDVLFERRDQSMGAKREPGLFYPNRYTFGPNWSAIPTFLGAPIAQTPEDLKAAKVDIAMFGMTIGDQMLPGGRFGAQQMRSLIDYMSYPAQGTDQFIGVDIGKLVMVDYGNAAANWMADNQVNLDEVHKIVSEILSADAIPVGIAGTHIQSYGFMTALAEKYGPGEVAIVHVDAHYDAYKAGAGRFVHNGSFFKLAVEKGVVKGSDIHQVGLRGQTPGAYDLNWMRENKLNFHFQAEIEKNGWDAVLAKLLSEVKGRKVYITFDMDGVDPAYAPGVGTQDPDGLTAGQAIQLVRALGIQNEIVAAEFNEYNPLLDDAHQTTGILMDRLIRSLLGGIQGRREGITDPMYYDPERINHADQ; translated from the coding sequence ATGAATACTTTCCTTACCCGCGTATTATTAACCGTTGGTATCGCAGTTACGTTTAATACTTCCGCTTCAGAAAGCGATGGCGGAATTCCCTACAAGTGGGCTCCATGGAAAGATCCTGAGAATCCAATGGTACTCAAGATGACTGACGAGAAAGATGTCTTGTTTGAACGCCGGGATCAGTCAATGGGTGCCAAGCGTGAGCCCGGATTATTCTATCCAAATCGCTATACCTTCGGCCCGAACTGGTCGGCAATACCGACCTTTTTGGGTGCGCCGATTGCCCAGACACCAGAAGACCTAAAAGCGGCTAAAGTTGACATCGCCATGTTCGGTATGACGATTGGTGATCAGATGTTGCCAGGCGGTAGATTTGGTGCCCAGCAGATGCGGTCACTGATTGACTACATGTCGTACCCTGCTCAGGGGACAGATCAGTTTATTGGTGTTGATATCGGCAAGCTGGTCATGGTTGATTACGGTAACGCTGCCGCTAACTGGATGGCGGATAATCAGGTCAACCTTGATGAGGTGCATAAAATTGTCAGTGAAATCTTAAGTGCCGATGCGATTCCTGTTGGTATTGCTGGCACCCATATTCAAAGTTACGGATTTATGACAGCGCTAGCTGAGAAGTATGGTCCCGGTGAAGTGGCTATCGTTCACGTAGATGCGCACTACGACGCCTATAAAGCGGGTGCAGGTCGTTTCGTTCACAATGGGTCTTTTTTCAAACTGGCTGTCGAGAAGGGAGTCGTAAAGGGCAGTGACATCCATCAAGTTGGCTTGCGCGGCCAAACGCCGGGGGCTTACGATCTAAACTGGATGCGTGAAAACAAGTTGAATTTTCACTTCCAGGCTGAAATCGAGAAAAATGGGTGGGATGCGGTGCTAGCTAAGCTGCTTTCAGAGGTCAAAGGCCGCAAGGTATACATAACCTTTGATATGGATGGAGTTGACCCAGCATATGCACCTGGTGTGGGTACGCAAGATCCTGACGGCCTAACGGCAGGCCAGGCGATCCAACTGGTGCGGGCTTTGGGCATTCAAAACGAAATCGTCGCTGCTGAATTTAATGAGTACAACCCACTTTTGGACGATGCTCATCAAACAACAGGCATTCTGATGGATCGCCTAATCCGTTCGCTACTCGGCGGAATTCAGGGGCGTAGAGAAGGAATAACAGACCCAATGTATTACGACCCTGAACGTATCAACCACGCTGATCAATAA
- a CDS encoding DUF3179 domain-containing (seleno)protein — translation MNRTTLKALFYSLALLIVIVSVGSAVGVTEPGQKFGTDRAVVIWLLEHRVLVAVINILMMIGLVVLNRRAQIWPRSIMAVCSGLVALGIWCSNYATQTVFPSKQHNAEYYDVSYADTVLPDDQVMYVVQVGDDVRMFPREHLQIPHIAGWNVDGTDYTMTFCGLSNLPVVIEADYGLGESDLNVSIQTHNNLIFKDTKNDVFLQQITMESEFTDHKPKQVPNTLMSWAAARELYPNGQVFIYHYDRLLDKMINTAFQDALDVQFDKTREDEAAFPTLRLDDKRYNQKELIYGYDGGDFQFAFSIDDARTFADETFEVNGQTLSIKYNSEHDFAYLVDGEGEQLPTHNGLFWMVWSHWFPDTVTLNG, via the coding sequence ATGAATAGAACAACCTTAAAAGCACTTTTTTATAGCTTGGCTTTATTGATTGTTATTGTCAGCGTCGGCTCGGCAGTAGGGGTAACCGAACCGGGGCAAAAGTTTGGCACCGACAGGGCTGTAGTAATTTGGCTGCTAGAGCATCGAGTATTAGTTGCAGTAATCAATATACTCATGATGATCGGTTTAGTTGTGCTTAATCGAAGAGCCCAAATTTGGCCACGTTCAATAATGGCGGTGTGTTCAGGCCTAGTTGCGCTGGGTATTTGGTGCAGTAACTACGCTACTCAAACGGTGTTTCCTTCAAAGCAGCATAACGCTGAATATTACGACGTAAGTTACGCCGATACCGTGTTACCAGATGACCAAGTAATGTATGTAGTGCAAGTTGGTGACGACGTACGCATGTTCCCGCGTGAGCATTTACAAATTCCCCATATTGCAGGTTGGAACGTAGATGGCACCGACTACACCATGACCTTTTGTGGCTTGTCTAATTTGCCGGTAGTGATTGAAGCCGACTACGGTTTAGGCGAGTCTGACTTAAACGTATCGATTCAAACACATAACAATCTGATTTTTAAAGACACCAAAAACGATGTTTTTCTTCAGCAAATTACTATGGAATCGGAGTTTACCGACCACAAACCAAAACAAGTTCCAAATACTTTAATGTCGTGGGCTGCAGCGCGTGAGTTATACCCTAATGGCCAGGTGTTTATTTACCACTATGACCGTTTACTAGACAAGATGATCAATACCGCTTTTCAAGATGCTTTAGATGTTCAATTTGATAAAACGAGAGAAGATGAAGCTGCGTTTCCTACACTGCGCCTAGACGATAAACGCTACAACCAAAAAGAGCTGATTTATGGTTACGATGGTGGAGACTTCCAGTTTGCTTTTAGCATTGATGACGCGCGAACTTTTGCTGATGAAACCTTTGAAGTGAACGGCCAAACCTTAAGCATTAAATACAATAGCGAACATGACTTTGCCTACTTAGTCGATGGAGAAGGAGAACAGTTACCTACTCATAACGGCTTATTCTGGATGGTGTGGTCGCACTGGTTCCCTGATACCGTTACTTTAAACGGCTAG
- a CDS encoding PEP-CTERM sorting domain-containing protein yields MKKLISLISVLLFSTAAQATPISSGLIIEGTTFSSNNAFQFFNDSTEGEKITSITWDLSPIGAFFDSTDTSPGLSSSPLTLGASSSVGHIFPTNNALNGSSILTISFTDFDAGEFFTFGVDTDFLSDPDAVGLNGDQFFGATALAIFSDGSQRFGTYAPTNVAGFGSEVSIVGAVTVPEPASILMLGLALCGLGVSRKRKA; encoded by the coding sequence TTGAAAAAGTTAATTAGTTTAATCAGCGTGCTTTTATTTAGCACTGCAGCACAAGCCACCCCAATTTCAAGCGGATTGATCATTGAGGGGACCACCTTTTCTAGCAACAATGCTTTTCAGTTTTTTAATGATTCTACAGAGGGTGAGAAAATCACCTCGATAACTTGGGACTTAAGCCCAATTGGTGCTTTCTTTGACTCAACCGATACGAGCCCTGGTTTGAGCAGCAGCCCACTTACATTAGGAGCCTCTTCTTCTGTAGGTCATATTTTCCCTACCAACAATGCCTTGAATGGCTCGAGCATTTTAACCATCTCGTTTACTGACTTTGATGCGGGTGAGTTTTTTACCTTTGGTGTCGATACTGATTTCTTAAGTGATCCCGATGCAGTTGGTTTGAATGGCGATCAGTTTTTTGGCGCGACGGCCTTAGCTATTTTTTCTGACGGTAGCCAGCGTTTTGGTACTTACGCTCCAACTAACGTAGCTGGTTTTGGTTCTGAGGTGTCGATCGTAGGGGCAGTAACAGTGCCTGAACCTGCTTCAATACTGATGCTAGGTTTAGCACTATGTGGCCTTGGTGTTTCCCGTAAACGTAAAGCTTAA
- a CDS encoding MFS transporter → MKEFKPWYIAQMSNGVVQWVGLALLVTPLIIERTGSGTLMGSVMSLIGIFGISAPLIGWLADKYSIHRQLQKVALFSHLLSLILLYFATTQSYMYLLVGLSIGIGTVSQLVLNPTFVINSLPANQHSRGLSRLFQFQFLGIVIAGTLLGLVSLLNWTSEQQLILMMALVSISIVTVFIAPPPKVILDNQEHEQADELSSKPAFSHRGKAAFCAFLATIFLSMLTSTNLMETGPLIIKQVFSVDLGHSAFGLAASAVLTIALLEPAGRWAEKSGPYVVWITGLCCYAITAIGLWLAVGTQIPSAIPVLLIVLLMQAISWFDMVIPAIAEQLSPFSPALTQGVLLFAMSFGFGTGALIAGELIDSDGFVAVVDFCAISMLITLAIAVLTLGLKPRSN, encoded by the coding sequence ATGAAAGAATTTAAACCCTGGTATATTGCGCAAATGTCCAATGGGGTTGTGCAATGGGTAGGCTTAGCGCTATTAGTTACACCATTGATTATTGAGCGGACAGGCAGCGGCACGTTAATGGGCTCGGTCATGTCGCTCATTGGCATTTTTGGCATTAGCGCGCCACTTATTGGCTGGCTGGCCGACAAATATTCTATTCATCGACAGCTACAAAAAGTGGCGCTGTTTTCTCATCTACTGTCGCTAATACTGCTCTACTTTGCGACAACCCAAAGCTACATGTATTTACTGGTTGGATTAAGTATTGGCATAGGCACCGTGTCTCAGCTGGTGTTAAACCCCACTTTTGTGATCAATTCTCTGCCTGCTAATCAGCATAGTAGGGGCTTAAGTCGCTTATTTCAGTTTCAGTTTTTGGGCATTGTTATCGCAGGTACATTACTAGGTTTAGTGAGCCTCTTGAATTGGACCAGCGAACAACAACTCATCTTGATGATGGCTTTAGTTAGCATTTCTATAGTCACTGTATTTATAGCTCCACCACCTAAGGTGATTTTAGACAATCAAGAGCACGAACAAGCTGATGAACTAAGCAGTAAGCCTGCTTTCTCCCATCGAGGGAAGGCAGCCTTTTGCGCTTTTTTAGCCACGATTTTTCTTTCGATGCTTACCTCTACCAATTTAATGGAAACCGGCCCGCTGATTATTAAGCAGGTATTTTCTGTAGATTTAGGCCACTCAGCTTTTGGTTTAGCAGCCTCAGCAGTTCTCACCATCGCCTTACTAGAACCTGCTGGACGTTGGGCTGAAAAAAGTGGGCCTTACGTAGTGTGGATAACCGGACTCTGTTGCTATGCGATTACTGCTATTGGTTTATGGCTGGCTGTGGGAACACAGATACCTAGCGCAATACCTGTTCTGTTGATTGTATTGCTGATGCAAGCAATCTCATGGTTTGACATGGTGATTCCCGCCATAGCTGAACAGCTAAGTCCATTTTCTCCGGCACTAACCCAAGGTGTTTTATTGTTTGCCATGTCTTTTGGTTTTGGTACTGGAGCACTTATAGCTGGCGAGCTCATCGACAGCGACGGCTTTGTAGCGGTTGTAGATTTTTGCGCTATTAGCATGCTAATTACTTTAGCCATTGCAGTGCTTACCTTAGGCCTAAAACCGCGCTCAAATTAA
- the arsB gene encoding ACR3 family arsenite efflux transporter has translation MGLFERYLTVWVGLAIVVGIAAGSLVPEVFAVVAGLEFAHVNLVIALLIWLMIYPMMVQIDFSSIKDVGKKPKGLLLTIVINWLIKPFSMALLGWLFFKGIFADWVDPSTATEYIAGMILLGVAPCTAMVFVWSQLTKGDANYTLVQVSINDVIMIFAFAPIAGFLLGVSDITVPWNTLLLSVVLYVVVPLIAGAITRKKLDKSNDHSRLNQFLATMKPWSIIGLLATVVLLFGFQSETILAKPEAIVLIAIPLLIQTYGIFALAYWLAKRMRLPHNIAAPACMIGTSNFFELAVAVAISLFGLHSGAALATVVGVLVEVPVMLSLVWFANRTRHWFS, from the coding sequence GGGCAGCCTAGTGCCCGAGGTATTTGCGGTAGTGGCTGGCCTTGAGTTTGCACATGTTAATTTGGTGATTGCCTTACTTATTTGGCTAATGATTTACCCGATGATGGTGCAAATTGATTTCTCATCGATTAAAGATGTGGGTAAAAAACCAAAAGGTTTGCTGCTTACCATTGTGATTAATTGGCTGATTAAACCCTTTAGCATGGCGTTGCTAGGCTGGTTGTTTTTTAAAGGTATATTTGCCGATTGGGTAGACCCAAGCACCGCGACTGAATATATCGCTGGCATGATCTTGCTTGGCGTAGCACCGTGTACCGCGATGGTATTTGTATGGAGCCAGCTGACCAAAGGCGACGCTAATTATACCTTAGTGCAGGTTTCGATTAACGACGTAATTATGATCTTTGCCTTTGCGCCAATAGCCGGCTTTTTGCTTGGGGTGAGTGATATCACAGTACCTTGGAATACCTTGCTATTGTCGGTGGTATTGTACGTTGTCGTACCACTAATAGCAGGGGCTATTACCCGTAAAAAGCTAGATAAAAGCAATGACCACTCACGGCTAAATCAGTTTTTGGCCACTATGAAGCCTTGGTCGATTATTGGTTTGCTGGCCACTGTAGTGTTGTTGTTTGGCTTTCAATCGGAAACAATATTAGCCAAGCCTGAAGCCATTGTTCTTATCGCTATTCCTTTGCTTATTCAAACCTATGGCATTTTTGCGCTGGCTTATTGGTTAGCCAAGCGCATGCGTTTGCCACATAACATTGCTGCCCCAGCTTGCATGATTGGCACCTCTAACTTTTTCGAGCTAGCAGTAGCGGTTGCCATATCGCTATTTGGTTTGCACTCTGGTGCTGCGCTAGCCACCGTAGTTGGTGTATTGGTTGAAGTGCCAGTAATGCTCTCTTTGGTATGGTTTGCCAATCGCACTCGCCATTGGTTTAGTTAA
- the ygiD gene encoding 4,5-DOPA dioxygenase extradiol has translation MATQQGLNILGANATTPPMPVVFIGHGNPMNALEENRFTQSWSQLGQTLIRPQAILMVSAHWMTPGVSLVDSSAKPQTIHDFYGFPEALFAERYPASGNPLLAQQLTELLSDHQLQTDSSWGLDHGAWSVLKWMYPAADVPVFQLSIDVSQNLSWHFALGRSLSVLRREGVMIIGSGNVVHNLAALKHSSQPYDWAEEFDAFFAKRLAQRNFSDLVNPAVMGGLMRMANPSLEHYIPAIVVAGAANNNDYLSMVSEGFDLGALSMRSFVFHQV, from the coding sequence ATGGCGACTCAGCAAGGCTTAAATATTCTTGGCGCGAATGCTACAACGCCGCCCATGCCGGTGGTGTTTATTGGCCATGGCAATCCTATGAATGCCCTAGAGGAAAATCGCTTTACCCAAAGTTGGTCGCAGCTTGGTCAAACTTTAATTAGGCCGCAGGCAATATTGATGGTTTCCGCTCACTGGATGACACCCGGTGTAAGCCTAGTAGATAGTTCCGCCAAGCCTCAAACCATTCACGATTTTTACGGCTTTCCAGAGGCTTTATTTGCCGAGCGCTATCCAGCCAGTGGTAACCCCTTGTTGGCGCAGCAGCTTACTGAACTGTTAAGTGATCATCAACTTCAAACCGATAGCAGTTGGGGGCTTGATCATGGCGCTTGGTCGGTATTGAAATGGATGTATCCAGCAGCGGATGTTCCGGTATTTCAGCTCTCTATCGATGTATCACAAAACTTGAGTTGGCATTTCGCCCTAGGCCGCAGCTTGTCAGTGCTGCGTCGCGAAGGCGTGATGATTATTGGCTCGGGCAATGTTGTACATAATCTAGCGGCGCTAAAGCACAGCTCCCAACCTTATGACTGGGCAGAAGAGTTTGATGCCTTTTTTGCTAAACGCTTAGCGCAACGAAATTTTTCTGACTTAGTCAACCCAGCAGTCATGGGCGGTTTAATGCGCATGGCTAACCCAAGTTTAGAGCACTATATACCGGCTATTGTGGTTGCCGGCGCAGCTAACAATAACGATTACCTAAGCATGGTAAGCGAAGGTTTTGATCTTGGCGCATTATCCATGCGCTCATTTGTTTTTCATCAAGTTTAA
- a CDS encoding glutathione S-transferase family protein — protein MLVNGVWTEDWQPLQKVDEQGRFVRQTSGFRHWITADGSPGPTGEGGFKAEAGRYRLYVALICPWASRTLIARKLKGLEALIPVTVLNPSLTPQGWRFGGYQGADQDPLFSANYLHQIYTQADPNFTGRATVPVLWDMQKNVIVNNESAEILRMFDSAFEELVPSKIRLYPEQHSEEIDALNTRIYHQFNNGVYKAGFTQSQAAYQEAVNGVFEVLEELEQMLAKQQYLIGDTLTETDIRTFVTLIRFDVAYYGLFKTNRKQVADYSKLSAYMQRILAIPGVAETVSIDHITRGYYSIKALNPSGVRPIGPAHIDALKAEVLS, from the coding sequence ATGTTAGTAAATGGAGTATGGACGGAAGACTGGCAGCCTTTACAAAAAGTGGATGAACAAGGGCGTTTTGTAAGGCAAACTTCCGGATTCCGCCATTGGATCACCGCCGACGGCAGCCCTGGTCCAACAGGTGAGGGTGGCTTTAAAGCCGAAGCAGGGCGTTACAGATTATACGTGGCTTTAATTTGCCCTTGGGCATCACGGACACTGATTGCACGTAAGCTAAAAGGCTTAGAAGCGCTAATCCCTGTTACGGTGCTTAACCCTAGTTTAACCCCGCAAGGTTGGCGTTTTGGCGGCTACCAAGGTGCAGATCAAGACCCGTTGTTCTCTGCTAATTACCTACACCAAATTTATACGCAGGCTGATCCTAACTTTACCGGAAGAGCTACCGTGCCAGTGCTCTGGGACATGCAGAAAAATGTGATAGTGAATAACGAAAGTGCTGAGATTCTGCGCATGTTCGATAGTGCGTTTGAGGAGTTAGTACCCTCTAAAATTCGGCTTTATCCAGAGCAACATAGTGAAGAAATTGATGCCCTAAATACGCGAATTTATCACCAGTTTAATAACGGCGTTTATAAAGCAGGCTTTACTCAGTCGCAAGCTGCTTACCAAGAAGCGGTAAACGGGGTATTTGAAGTATTAGAGGAACTGGAGCAAATGCTAGCAAAGCAACAATATTTAATCGGGGACACGCTTACCGAAACGGACATTCGCACCTTTGTAACGTTAATACGTTTCGATGTCGCCTATTACGGCCTCTTTAAAACTAATCGCAAACAAGTTGCCGATTACTCCAAGTTATCAGCGTACATGCAGCGAATACTAGCCATACCTGGTGTGGCTGAGACGGTGAGTATTGACCATATTACTCGCGGATATTATTCGATTAAGGCTTTAAATCCTTCTGGCGTGCGGCCAATAGGGCCTGCGCATATTGATGCCCTAAAGGCTGAAGTGCTTAGTTGA
- a CDS encoding LysR family transcriptional regulator, which translates to MDLIDGLKAFVATAQTGSFTEAAKRLGVSNRLTSKYVAELETKLGARLLQRTTRKVGLTPSGQQLLNRAPALLNEFDDLLANINEEATSLHGTLRIAAPVTLGEIYIQGLVSRFAAIHPELSIDLRLSDQHVDLASDGFDLAFRVGTPDVSTLKARKLFEFTSHLVASPGYLKLKGTPLSPGDLDTHTCIIDTNRRNANRWVSQQNGQEYTFHPTRNLMVNSANIARDWAAEGCGVALCPNFVLHKQLSEGKLVRLLEDYQLPMHPLYAVYLEGNVLPRKVRALIDFALEDVQNNDIVTLPAA; encoded by the coding sequence ATGGACTTGATTGACGGCTTAAAGGCATTTGTTGCTACAGCGCAAACCGGTTCATTTACCGAAGCAGCAAAACGCTTAGGTGTATCCAACCGACTCACCTCAAAATACGTAGCGGAATTAGAAACCAAGCTTGGCGCTCGCCTGTTGCAACGCACTACAAGAAAAGTGGGGCTTACACCTTCGGGTCAGCAGCTACTTAATCGGGCCCCCGCCCTGTTGAACGAATTTGATGATTTGCTGGCGAACATTAATGAGGAAGCCACAAGCTTACACGGTACGTTGCGCATCGCTGCACCAGTGACTCTTGGCGAAATCTACATACAAGGTTTAGTGAGCCGTTTCGCCGCTATCCATCCTGAGCTAAGCATCGACTTGCGTTTAAGCGATCAGCATGTAGATCTGGCAAGCGATGGTTTCGACCTCGCTTTTCGCGTTGGCACTCCCGACGTTTCTACTTTAAAAGCACGTAAGCTATTTGAATTTACCAGCCACTTGGTGGCATCACCCGGCTACTTAAAGCTTAAAGGCACTCCGCTTAGCCCCGGTGACTTAGATACTCACACTTGCATCATCGACACCAATAGGCGCAATGCCAATCGTTGGGTCTCTCAGCAAAACGGCCAAGAATATACCTTTCACCCCACTAGAAACTTGATGGTGAATAGTGCCAATATTGCTCGGGATTGGGCAGCAGAGGGCTGCGGTGTGGCGCTATGTCCCAACTTCGTTTTACATAAACAGTTGAGTGAAGGAAAACTGGTGCGGCTGCTGGAAGACTATCAACTGCCAATGCATCCTCTGTATGCCGTTTACCTAGAAGGCAATGTGCTGCCTCGTAAGGTAAGGGCGCTGATAGATTTTGCGCTTGAAGATGTGCAGAACAACGATATTGTCACCCTCCCCGCGGCTTAG
- the yghU gene encoding glutathione-dependent disulfide-bond oxidoreductase, which yields MTNQYTPPKVWTMDSESGGQWASINRPDSGARHEKTLAVGANPLQLHSLATPNGQKVTIMLEELLALGVKEAEYDAYLINIGEGDQFSSGFVDINPNSKIPALSDHSSDTPIRVFESGAILLYLAEKFGHLLPKDLVTRTETMNWLFWLQGSAPYLGGGFGHFYAYAPEKYEYPINRFTMETKRQLDVLDKRLANNQYLGGSEYSIADIATWPWYGNVVLNTVYEAAEFLDAASYTNVMRWAKEIEQRPTVQRGRIVNRVWGEEWEQLAERHSAADIDAVLSKKP from the coding sequence ATGACAAACCAATACACGCCACCAAAAGTTTGGACTATGGACAGCGAAAGTGGTGGTCAGTGGGCAAGCATTAATCGGCCCGATTCTGGCGCACGGCATGAGAAAACCCTTGCTGTGGGCGCCAACCCTTTACAGTTGCATTCGTTAGCTACGCCAAATGGGCAAAAAGTAACGATAATGCTGGAAGAGTTGCTGGCACTAGGCGTTAAAGAGGCAGAGTACGACGCCTACTTAATTAACATTGGTGAAGGCGACCAATTTTCCTCTGGCTTTGTGGATATTAATCCTAATTCTAAGATTCCGGCTTTAAGCGACCATTCTAGTGACACTCCTATTCGGGTATTTGAGTCGGGGGCTATTTTGCTCTACTTGGCCGAAAAGTTTGGCCACCTGCTGCCTAAAGACCTCGTCACTCGTACCGAAACCATGAACTGGCTATTTTGGCTACAAGGTTCTGCTCCGTATTTAGGTGGTGGCTTTGGACATTTTTATGCGTACGCACCAGAAAAATACGAATACCCTATTAACCGCTTCACCATGGAAACCAAACGTCAGCTCGATGTATTAGATAAACGCCTCGCCAATAATCAGTATTTAGGTGGCAGCGAATATAGCATCGCAGATATTGCTACCTGGCCTTGGTATGGCAACGTTGTGCTTAACACGGTGTATGAAGCCGCAGAGTTTTTAGACGCTGCAAGCTACACCAACGTAATGCGCTGGGCTAAAGAAATAGAGCAACGCCCTACTGTGCAACGTGGCCGTATTGTTAATCGGGTATGGGGCGAAGAATGGGAGCAATTAGCCGAGCGCCACAGCGCCGCAGATATTGATGCGGTATTAAGTAAAAAGCCTTAG